A stretch of the uncultured Desulfobacter sp. genome encodes the following:
- a CDS encoding chorismate-binding protein, translating to MNRVTQFSCLIDTLIEKNTAFAGWFQPSSDSPQLIAGSKEDIVFPEKIEQLSRVRGFVFAPFEISDQVPVIVLQPAIHLKGYDQILSFDPKSLTADPLRQDVKAPCISTNYDDYLVCVNQAIKQIHTAKFSKVIVSRRICKEKKNESIGRLFLKMHDANPGVFVFVVNLPKAGLWMGATPELLFRSDGRHAQTVSLAATQPRRPDGQYCWFTKEIEEQAFVSRYTVDVLHRFGFSAYQTKGPQDLETATVAHLKTSFFFSGEHIEDRLGEFVAQLCPTPAVCGLPKVEAARFIRNFEPHERRYYTGFLGPWRLEQSGTDVYVNLRSMEIEDTQYVLFTGGGITSRSNPEQEWEETTQKSRTLLNAIEDLQEQV from the coding sequence ATGAACCGCGTTACCCAATTTAGTTGTCTGATTGATACTCTGATAGAAAAAAATACTGCATTTGCCGGTTGGTTCCAACCGTCCAGTGACAGCCCCCAACTGATTGCGGGATCAAAGGAGGATATTGTATTCCCGGAGAAGATAGAGCAGTTAAGCCGGGTCCGGGGGTTTGTGTTTGCCCCGTTTGAGATATCGGATCAAGTTCCCGTGATCGTTTTGCAGCCGGCCATACATCTTAAAGGTTACGATCAAATCCTTTCGTTTGATCCGAAAAGCCTGACTGCTGACCCTTTGCGTCAGGATGTAAAAGCACCGTGCATCTCAACAAATTATGATGATTACCTGGTTTGCGTCAATCAGGCCATTAAACAGATCCACACAGCAAAGTTTTCCAAGGTCATTGTATCCCGGCGTATTTGCAAGGAGAAAAAAAATGAATCCATTGGCCGGTTGTTTCTTAAGATGCATGATGCAAATCCTGGGGTATTCGTATTTGTGGTAAATCTGCCCAAAGCCGGGCTTTGGATGGGTGCCACCCCTGAGCTTTTGTTTCGTTCCGATGGGCGACATGCCCAGACCGTTTCCCTGGCAGCCACCCAACCCCGGCGACCCGATGGCCAATACTGCTGGTTTACCAAGGAAATTGAAGAGCAGGCCTTTGTTTCCAGGTATACAGTGGATGTGCTTCACCGGTTTGGATTCTCCGCTTATCAGACAAAGGGTCCCCAGGACCTTGAAACCGCTACTGTGGCCCATTTGAAGACCTCCTTCTTTTTTTCCGGGGAGCATATTGAAGATCGGCTTGGCGAATTTGTTGCGCAGCTTTGCCCGACGCCCGCGGTTTGCGGTTTGCCCAAGGTTGAGGCTGCTCGTTTTATCCGGAACTTTGAACCCCATGAAAGACGCTATTATACCGGTTTTCTTGGGCCCTGGCGCCTTGAACAAAGTGGCACCGACGTTTATGTAAACCTACGCAGCATGGAAATTGAGGATACCCAGTATGTCCTTTTCACCGGTGGGGGGATCACAAGTCGGTCCAACCCGGAACAGGAATGGGAAGAGACCACGCAAAAATCCAGAACACTTTTAAATGCCATTGAGGACTTGCAGGAACAGGTATGA
- the ybaK gene encoding Cys-tRNA(Pro) deacylase, whose translation MTPAIDTVRKAKIDFKIHEYSHDPRADSYGQEAAEKLGVSPDQLFKTLVVSMNGKELGVAVLPVSCQLNLKMFAKSMGVKKAAMADKKLVEKTTGYILGGVSPIGQKKKLPTVVHDTAKDYKTIFVSAGKRGLDIELTAGDLVKLTKGKFDRICE comes from the coding sequence ATGACACCAGCTATTGATACAGTTAGAAAAGCAAAAATTGATTTTAAAATTCATGAATACAGCCACGACCCCAGGGCAGATTCATATGGGCAGGAGGCGGCTGAAAAACTTGGCGTCAGTCCGGATCAGCTTTTTAAGACCCTTGTGGTGTCAATGAACGGAAAGGAACTTGGTGTTGCTGTATTGCCTGTGTCCTGCCAATTGAATTTAAAAATGTTTGCCAAGTCCATGGGAGTTAAAAAGGCCGCCATGGCAGATAAAAAGTTGGTGGAAAAGACCACCGGTTATATCCTGGGGGGTGTCAGCCCCATCGGGCAGAAAAAGAAACTGCCAACAGTGGTTCATGATACGGCAAAGGATTATAAAACCATTTTTGTCAGTGCCGGGAAACGGGGGCTTGACATTGAATTGACAGCGGGCGACCTGGTTAAACTGACCAAGGGAAAATTTGACCGCATCTGCGAATAA
- a CDS encoding AAA family ATPase: MYTKFFNLKEKPFNLVPNPNYLYASTRHQNALSFLEYGLSEKIGFVMLTGEIGIGKTTLIRHLLNKIDKDMDVGVVFNTNVVSNDLIYLILNEFEVPYEDGISKAKALDIFYRFLIEKYAKGRNVLLIIDEAQNLSHEVLEEVRMLSNLQTDEELLIQIMIVGQPNLREMIENPKLEQFAQRISVSYHLAAMDIKETKAYIAHRISKAGGDPCLFPSDVVKKIHEISGGIPRTINLLCDAVLVYAYADNKQAITLGVLDLVVEEKGGLGIFTKDRQKTTALVSEIESVPDDGGLLNRVVNLEQRVERLAKSVDKELSRVSAKSERSRDELIDQLKTQLQQERARYKNLVRQYKKICSEKIPIDEARHKNLAQQFGTTVYENKW, translated from the coding sequence ATGTATACAAAGTTTTTTAATCTGAAAGAAAAGCCTTTTAACTTGGTGCCCAATCCCAATTATCTCTATGCCAGTACGAGGCATCAGAATGCCTTGTCCTTTTTGGAGTATGGACTGTCGGAGAAAATTGGGTTTGTCATGCTCACTGGGGAAATCGGCATCGGCAAAACCACATTGATTCGCCATTTACTTAACAAGATCGATAAGGATATGGATGTAGGCGTTGTTTTCAACACCAATGTGGTTTCCAATGACCTGATATATCTCATCCTCAATGAGTTCGAAGTCCCTTATGAGGATGGAATCAGCAAAGCCAAAGCCCTGGATATTTTTTATCGGTTTTTAATTGAAAAATATGCGAAAGGCCGCAATGTTCTGCTCATCATTGATGAGGCCCAGAATCTTTCCCATGAGGTGCTCGAAGAAGTCCGTATGTTGTCCAATCTCCAGACCGACGAGGAACTTTTGATTCAGATCATGATCGTGGGTCAGCCCAATCTGCGTGAAATGATTGAAAATCCTAAGCTGGAGCAGTTTGCCCAACGAATATCGGTCAGCTACCATCTGGCAGCGATGGACATCAAGGAGACCAAAGCCTATATTGCTCACCGGATTTCCAAAGCCGGTGGTGATCCCTGCCTTTTTCCTTCCGATGTTGTAAAAAAAATCCATGAGATTTCCGGGGGTATTCCCCGGACAATTAATCTTTTATGCGACGCTGTTCTGGTCTACGCTTATGCTGATAATAAACAAGCTATTACCCTGGGGGTGCTCGACCTGGTGGTTGAGGAAAAGGGGGGGCTTGGAATTTTTACCAAAGATCGGCAAAAAACTACGGCCCTGGTGTCTGAAATTGAATCTGTCCCGGATGATGGTGGGTTGCTGAATCGGGTTGTGAATCTGGAGCAGCGAGTGGAACGTCTTGCTAAATCCGTTGATAAGGAATTAAGCCGTGTATCAGCCAAGTCTGAACGTTCCAGGGATGAGCTTATCGATCAATTGAAAACACAACTTCAGCAAGAACGAGCCCGGTATAAAAATTTGGTGCGGCAATATAAGAAAATATGTAGTGAAAAAATACCGATAGACGAAGCCCGGCATAAAAATTTGGCACAACAATTCGGCACAACGGTATATGAAAATAAGTGGTGA
- a CDS encoding AAA family ATPase has product MKLRKALERAKSQRQESIGSEAGEETDSQKTQKNGWSAPVYSRSRPCQINSEVAERYRSVCLNPSAAEIEQYKILRTHIKNRSASKPIKTVMVTSAWSEEGKTVTCINLGLVFSRSMNQTVLLVDCDLKGQDIHRYLGVESQNSLIDYFLDDMPLDDLIVWPGVDKLTLISGSRTIMDSSELLSSPLMAKLVKEMSERYDDRYVFFDAPPVLERSEAISLAPLMDGVIMVVEAGKTSKKDIIKAANLLPKENFLGFVLNKQK; this is encoded by the coding sequence ATGAAATTGCGAAAAGCCCTTGAAAGGGCAAAAAGTCAACGACAGGAAAGCATAGGATCAGAGGCAGGAGAAGAGACCGATAGCCAGAAGACCCAAAAAAACGGATGGTCCGCTCCAGTCTATTCCCGGTCGCGGCCTTGCCAGATTAATTCCGAGGTGGCTGAACGTTATCGAAGCGTCTGCCTGAATCCCAGTGCGGCAGAAATTGAGCAGTACAAGATCTTGAGAACTCATATCAAGAACCGATCTGCCAGCAAGCCCATCAAGACCGTTATGGTCACCAGTGCATGGTCCGAAGAGGGAAAAACCGTGACCTGTATCAACCTGGGTCTGGTGTTTTCCCGGTCTATGAATCAGACTGTGCTTTTAGTGGACTGCGACCTCAAAGGGCAGGACATCCACCGGTACTTAGGCGTAGAAAGCCAGAACAGCCTGATAGATTATTTCCTGGATGATATGCCGTTAGATGATTTGATTGTCTGGCCCGGGGTGGATAAATTGACCCTGATTTCAGGCAGCCGAACCATTATGGATTCATCAGAGCTTTTATCCTCTCCTCTTATGGCAAAGCTGGTCAAGGAAATGAGTGAACGGTATGATGACCGATATGTGTTTTTTGATGCGCCTCCGGTCCTGGAACGGTCCGAGGCAATTTCCCTGGCCCCGCTTATGGATGGTGTAATCATGGTGGTGGAAGCCGGGAAAACATCAAAGAAGGATATTATAAAGGCGGCAAATCTTCTGCCCAAAGAAAATTTTCTTGGCTTCGTTCTGAATAAACAGAAATAG
- a CDS encoding outer membrane beta-barrel protein: MKKCLALIIMLVFWSCAALADPDTITPFISLNQQYSDNILFVDDQPEADWITAVEGGLTLKRKTERLDTSLTGRLKQRWYADNSELDALDGSASGGIDYRLNERFSLGGTADYSKDSTRDRDTDTTGLKISGDREKFGFSVSSNYFVSEKTKAGLEVRYGNTQEDEDDEQEDNDLFSVTVSLSKNLSETFKNTTGLLNLSYFRYATDIDHQYPEQLINGLLVSRDTLQEYTSDTFQFSAGFSRQLTEIFDVYCMAGASFSQTDEKTNTRYVHTQTGTVISSGSVEDENGGVWGGVISTGVNYNGLKSTMGLALSQDMRGASGTNGVVQRTSLSGKVRHRITEDLTLSLRASCYLNENERTNQDDTDDLTFNVQPGFRYRFTQTLFLTGYYRYTHLDDRIEDTQTERNLFSLTLKKEF; this comes from the coding sequence ATGAAAAAATGCCTGGCCCTGATTATTATGCTGGTTTTTTGGTCCTGCGCTGCCTTGGCTGATCCAGATACCATTACGCCTTTTATTTCCCTAAATCAGCAATATTCAGACAATATTCTTTTTGTTGACGATCAGCCGGAGGCAGACTGGATTACGGCAGTTGAGGGGGGATTGACCCTGAAGCGGAAAACAGAGCGTCTGGACACGTCGCTTACAGGTAGGTTGAAGCAACGCTGGTATGCCGATAACAGCGAGCTTGATGCTCTGGATGGATCTGCGTCGGGCGGTATAGATTATCGCTTGAACGAACGGTTTTCCCTGGGAGGGACTGCCGATTATTCAAAGGACTCCACGCGAGACCGTGACACGGATACCACGGGGCTTAAGATTTCCGGCGACCGGGAAAAATTTGGCTTTTCGGTCTCTTCGAATTATTTTGTTTCGGAAAAAACAAAGGCCGGCCTTGAGGTCCGATACGGGAACACGCAGGAAGATGAGGACGATGAACAGGAAGATAATGATTTATTCTCTGTAACCGTGTCCCTTTCAAAAAATTTGTCTGAAACCTTTAAGAATACCACCGGGCTTTTGAATCTGAGCTATTTCAGGTATGCGACCGATATTGATCATCAGTACCCTGAGCAGCTGATCAACGGTCTGCTGGTCAGCCGGGATACATTGCAGGAGTACACCTCGGATACGTTTCAGTTTTCGGCTGGATTTTCCCGGCAGCTGACGGAAATTTTTGATGTCTACTGTATGGCTGGAGCCAGTTTCAGCCAGACCGACGAGAAAACAAACACAAGGTACGTTCATACACAGACCGGTACTGTGATCAGTTCAGGAAGTGTTGAAGATGAGAATGGCGGTGTCTGGGGCGGTGTAATTTCCACAGGCGTCAATTATAACGGGCTTAAATCAACCATGGGCCTGGCCTTGTCCCAGGATATGCGAGGTGCTTCCGGTACCAATGGTGTGGTCCAGCGGACCAGTCTTTCCGGCAAAGTCCGTCACCGGATCACAGAAGATCTGACATTGAGCCTGAGAGCCTCCTGTTATCTAAATGAAAATGAGCGGACAAACCAGGATGATACAGATGATCTGACCTTTAATGTCCAGCCTGGTTTCAGATACAGGTTCACACAGACCTTGTTTTTAACAGGTTATTACCGGTATACTCACTTGGATGATCGAATTGAGGATACCCAGACGGAACGGAACCTGTTCTCCCTAACACTGAAAAAAGAATTTTGA
- a CDS encoding polysaccharide biosynthesis/export family protein, giving the protein MKLLKGLVIGCLFLACWAMTVGAGEYRIGAGDALDISVWKNADLTRQRVVLPDGTIQMPLLGQVMVEGKTVVELEKELTEKLIHFISNPVLSVSLLQVNSMVVYVIGKVNHPGRFAIHKNVDVLQALSVAGGLTPFAKEKEIGIFRKIDGQTKILNFNYDEVSEGENLDQNIMLQRDDVIVVR; this is encoded by the coding sequence ATGAAATTATTAAAAGGTTTGGTTATAGGGTGCTTGTTCCTTGCTTGCTGGGCAATGACAGTCGGTGCCGGGGAGTACCGCATCGGGGCCGGAGATGCATTGGACATTAGTGTATGGAAAAATGCCGATCTTACAAGGCAGCGGGTGGTCCTGCCCGACGGTACCATACAGATGCCACTGCTGGGCCAGGTCATGGTAGAAGGAAAAACTGTTGTGGAACTGGAAAAGGAGTTAACAGAAAAGCTGATTCATTTTATCTCCAACCCGGTTTTGTCTGTGAGTCTGCTCCAGGTGAACAGTATGGTGGTTTATGTCATTGGCAAAGTAAATCATCCAGGCCGGTTTGCCATCCATAAAAATGTTGACGTGCTTCAGGCCTTGTCTGTGGCCGGAGGTCTGACGCCCTTTGCCAAAGAAAAGGAGATCGGCATTTTTAGGAAAATCGACGGACAGACTAAAATTTTGAATTTTAATTATGACGAGGTCTCTGAAGGAGAAAATTTGGATCAGAATATCATGCTCCAACGGGATGATGTGATCGTGGTCCGATAG
- a CDS encoding lipocalin family protein, whose amino-acid sequence MKKSSMLFAACLVVCGLLLAQPAFAALYSGPWTSTSGSIITIEDEIGEFGFYDYNDEGSYYALTNGLNTFSITENQVTIFSGEDLTTTTLAFSLNGDTVEFGFYMKEDNGASVTIFKEAELTVNSAGMYVLDFGGESTLELLGALPTELSPVVSETPIPTAALLLGSGLIGLVGFRRKTVQD is encoded by the coding sequence ATGAAAAAAAGTAGTATGCTGTTTGCAGCTTGTCTTGTGGTTTGCGGGTTGTTATTGGCCCAGCCTGCATTTGCAGCTTTGTACAGCGGTCCGTGGACGTCGACTTCCGGCAGTATAATTACGATTGAAGATGAGATCGGCGAGTTTGGGTTTTATGACTACAACGACGAGGGCTCTTATTATGCTCTAACTAATGGCTTAAATACGTTCTCTATTACCGAAAATCAAGTTACGATTTTTTCGGGTGAGGATTTAACAACCACTACGCTTGCTTTCAGCCTGAATGGTGATACTGTTGAATTCGGTTTCTATATGAAAGAAGACAATGGTGCCAGTGTTACCATCTTTAAGGAAGCCGAATTAACCGTTAACAGTGCCGGCATGTATGTGTTGGATTTTGGCGGCGAATCAACCCTTGAGCTGTTGGGTGCACTCCCAACAGAATTGTCGCCCGTAGTAAGCGAGACTCCTATCCCGACAGCCGCACTGCTTCTTGGTTCAGGTCTTATCGGTCTTGTCGGTTTCAGAAGAAAGACGGTTCAGGATTAA
- a CDS encoding tetratricopeptide repeat protein yields the protein MKSIKPFLVRAMVLVLLILLAACGSPDEKKMAFFEKGKKLLESGDVVTARLEFKNAIQIDPDFAQAYHYLGKAELRSKNPKAAFGALARAVKLDPENTAARLDLGRLFLAANALDQADEQMDVILKNAPDHEDAILLKAGIYLKKKDPKAAFALVDKLEGKPDLPPGFYLVKASCLEMEKKDQEVASVLAQGRAAHPKSMVLILARIRYFGKQGNATAMEAELIKALEMVPGDLNLSLNLAWVYLQTGQQEKADTILDKVIAQDPEDPKRVFAVAALRLKANQIDKSAALIKQGMKVHPEIYQYTALLSEIYLKKKQLEQASQVLEDYIALGDKAPEPDRVKARINIAKLEIILRRADQAESQVDQVLEIDPKNIDAQYLKGRLALARRDGDEAVSRFRAVTEAHPDHLEAYIGLANAYALGKNYDLALDILKKALKRAPNSAKILKGMVRVNILKKDTQAAEENLKRLVSLDPYNIGSIAGLGDFYLAQNRYDEAMDQYRLIQQNKKGEALGHLKMAEALSRTDQVDQAIEELKAGAEKTKDSSVFITSLGKLYLRQGQKQEAVEKFKEALAMDPDNKLAWLTLAGIYERDQEYEKAIALYRDFLSRHKDAWLAANNMAFLLGKTRTSKADLDEALKYARMALELNPNSGLVLDTLGWVNYKAGDLEQAEKNIAKAIEKLPDNLEIQYHYAQVCHDLGKTKEAAAHLKQALAGKRNFPWRQQAQALYENFYQQ from the coding sequence ATGAAATCAATCAAACCGTTTCTGGTCAGGGCAATGGTTCTGGTCTTATTGATTCTTTTAGCGGCCTGTGGTTCCCCGGATGAAAAGAAAATGGCTTTTTTTGAAAAAGGGAAAAAGCTGTTAGAGTCCGGGGATGTTGTAACAGCTCGCCTGGAGTTTAAAAATGCCATCCAGATTGATCCGGATTTTGCACAGGCCTACCATTATCTTGGAAAGGCTGAGCTGCGCAGCAAAAATCCCAAGGCTGCTTTTGGTGCATTGGCCAGGGCTGTGAAGCTGGATCCGGAAAATACCGCAGCTCGCCTGGATTTAGGCCGGTTGTTTTTAGCGGCCAATGCGTTGGACCAGGCTGACGAGCAGATGGATGTGATTTTGAAAAATGCGCCGGACCATGAGGATGCTATCCTGTTGAAGGCCGGTATTTATTTGAAAAAAAAGGATCCCAAGGCCGCCTTTGCTTTAGTTGATAAATTAGAAGGCAAACCGGATCTCCCCCCGGGCTTTTACCTGGTTAAGGCCAGTTGTCTGGAGATGGAGAAAAAGGACCAGGAAGTGGCCAGCGTCTTGGCCCAGGGACGGGCTGCCCACCCTAAATCCATGGTCCTGATCCTGGCCAGGATCCGGTATTTTGGAAAACAGGGCAATGCTACGGCCATGGAAGCAGAGCTTATAAAGGCCTTGGAAATGGTCCCGGGCGATCTGAATCTAAGCCTGAACCTGGCCTGGGTTTATTTGCAAACCGGGCAGCAGGAAAAAGCTGACACTATTCTTGACAAAGTCATAGCACAGGACCCAGAGGACCCAAAGCGGGTGTTCGCTGTTGCGGCCCTGCGGTTAAAGGCTAATCAGATTGACAAAAGTGCCGCCTTGATCAAGCAGGGCATGAAAGTGCATCCGGAAATATATCAGTATACTGCCCTACTCAGTGAGATTTATTTAAAAAAGAAACAGCTTGAACAGGCCTCCCAGGTGTTGGAAGATTATATTGCCTTGGGGGATAAGGCACCAGAGCCGGACAGGGTTAAGGCCCGCATCAACATAGCCAAGCTTGAGATTATCCTGCGCAGGGCCGATCAGGCTGAATCCCAGGTGGATCAGGTACTAGAGATTGATCCCAAAAATATTGATGCCCAGTACCTCAAGGGGCGCCTTGCTCTGGCCCGGAGGGACGGAGATGAGGCCGTGTCCCGGTTTCGGGCCGTAACAGAGGCCCATCCCGACCATCTGGAGGCGTATATCGGTCTGGCTAACGCCTATGCGCTTGGTAAAAATTATGACCTGGCCTTGGATATTTTGAAAAAAGCCTTAAAGCGGGCTCCCAACTCCGCCAAAATTCTTAAGGGAATGGTCCGGGTAAATATATTAAAAAAAGATACCCAGGCGGCTGAAGAAAATTTAAAGCGACTTGTGAGTCTGGATCCTTACAATATCGGTTCCATTGCCGGGCTTGGCGATTTTTATCTGGCCCAGAATCGGTATGATGAGGCCATGGACCAGTATCGACTGATCCAGCAGAATAAAAAAGGGGAAGCCTTGGGGCACCTTAAGATGGCAGAAGCTTTGTCCCGGACAGACCAGGTGGACCAGGCCATTGAAGAGCTTAAGGCCGGCGCGGAAAAAACAAAAGATTCTTCCGTTTTTATCACGTCCTTGGGTAAATTGTACCTGAGACAGGGCCAGAAACAGGAGGCTGTTGAAAAGTTTAAAGAGGCCCTTGCAATGGATCCGGACAATAAGTTGGCCTGGCTGACACTGGCTGGAATTTATGAACGGGATCAGGAATATGAAAAAGCCATTGCGCTTTACCGGGATTTTCTTTCTCGGCATAAGGATGCATGGTTGGCTGCCAACAATATGGCCTTTTTGCTTGGAAAAACCCGAACGTCAAAGGCAGACCTGGATGAGGCCCTGAAATATGCCAGGATGGCTTTAGAACTCAATCCCAACTCCGGCCTGGTTTTGGATACCCTGGGATGGGTTAATTACAAAGCCGGTGATTTGGAACAAGCGGAAAAGAATATCGCCAAGGCAATAGAAAAGCTGCCGGATAATCTGGAAATCCAATACCATTATGCGCAGGTCTGCCACGATCTGGGGAAAACCAAGGAGGCGGCAGCCCACTTGAAACAGGCACTGGCCGGTAAAAGAAATTTTCCATGGCGGCAGCAGGCACAGGCTTTGTATGAAAATTTTTATCAGCAATAA
- a CDS encoding MraY family glycosyltransferase, with product MRQTTRSADAKLDDMYLFSTFILSLFLTIGLVPIFKRMAFSMHLVDEPDDRKIHVLPMPRSGGISMAIGAFLPVLIWVPMDNMIRAVHLGCAIIVVFGILDDVKNLKYWHKLCAQVAGALVVMIYGGVQIRCLGTLLPIVVSMPLTLLFIVGVTNAVNLADGLDGLAGGVALLSFVSIGFFAYQCANTYLALMCIAVSGAILGFLRYNTHPAVVFMGDAGSQMLGFLCVVFTLMLTQANTPYSEITPLFLIGFPIIDTLTVMGERMAKGGSPFKPDKNHFHHRLMKLGLFHSESVVLIYLLQSMFLCCAFLLRFYSNLLNLLVFIGLACGIVFWFYLSQKTRFKFRNGNESILGARSLLARLGGEHLSIRMFFALLKWVFCLVFMAQCLIPQEIPFYISAFSAGAIIAIFYSRFRSSIHTKMVLRTSLYCITPFLMYESIIYPALWVTHQVMMVHYGALVLLVLAVIGTLNLTRREKGFKFNPQDFLIFLVIIVFPALPSSHLNIPELRTVVAAVLILFFSGDVLLGELRKDNAFLDNILIACLSIVMIRGFL from the coding sequence TTGAGACAAACTACCCGGAGTGCCGATGCTAAGCTGGACGATATGTATTTATTCTCAACATTTATTCTTTCATTGTTCCTAACCATTGGCTTGGTGCCGATATTTAAACGGATGGCCTTTAGCATGCATCTGGTGGATGAGCCTGATGATAGAAAGATCCATGTGCTGCCCATGCCCCGAAGTGGTGGGATCTCCATGGCCATCGGGGCTTTTTTGCCGGTATTGATCTGGGTGCCCATGGATAATATGATCCGGGCAGTTCATCTGGGCTGTGCCATCATTGTGGTGTTCGGGATTCTGGATGATGTTAAAAATCTAAAATATTGGCACAAGCTATGTGCCCAGGTGGCTGGTGCCCTTGTGGTGATGATTTACGGCGGTGTTCAGATCCGATGTCTTGGGACGCTTTTGCCAATAGTGGTTTCCATGCCTTTGACCCTGCTCTTTATTGTGGGCGTGACCAATGCCGTTAACCTGGCCGATGGGTTGGACGGGTTGGCTGGGGGAGTGGCCCTGCTCAGTTTTGTTTCTATTGGATTTTTTGCTTACCAATGTGCAAATACCTACCTTGCGCTGATGTGTATTGCCGTGTCTGGTGCTATACTTGGTTTTTTGCGCTACAATACACATCCGGCCGTGGTATTTATGGGGGATGCAGGGAGTCAAATGCTGGGCTTTTTATGCGTGGTTTTTACTTTGATGCTGACCCAGGCCAATACCCCTTACAGTGAGATTACCCCGTTGTTTTTGATCGGTTTTCCTATTATTGATACCCTCACCGTGATGGGCGAGCGGATGGCCAAGGGCGGGTCTCCTTTTAAGCCGGATAAAAATCATTTTCACCATCGCCTGATGAAACTGGGCCTGTTTCATTCCGAGTCCGTGGTACTGATCTACCTGCTCCAGTCGATGTTTTTATGTTGCGCATTTCTGCTTCGGTTTTATTCCAATCTTTTAAATCTACTGGTGTTTATCGGGTTGGCCTGTGGGATTGTTTTTTGGTTTTACCTGTCCCAAAAGACCCGGTTTAAATTCAGAAACGGTAACGAAAGCATTTTGGGCGCCCGCAGTTTGTTGGCCCGGCTAGGCGGAGAGCACTTGTCTATACGAATGTTTTTTGCTTTACTTAAGTGGGTGTTCTGTCTGGTGTTCATGGCCCAGTGTTTGATTCCCCAAGAGATTCCATTCTATATAAGCGCTTTTTCTGCCGGGGCTATTATTGCCATTTTTTATTCCCGTTTCCGGTCTTCAATACACACAAAAATGGTGCTTAGAACTTCCTTGTATTGTATTACGCCTTTTTTAATGTATGAATCCATTATTTATCCCGCCCTTTGGGTGACCCACCAGGTCATGATGGTCCATTACGGGGCTCTGGTGTTACTGGTGCTGGCTGTGATTGGGACATTGAATCTGACCAGGCGGGAAAAGGGATTTAAGTTTAATCCCCAGGATTTTTTGATTTTTCTGGTTATCATTGTTTTTCCAGCCTTGCCCAGTTCTCACTTGAATATTCCGGAATTAAGGACTGTGGTGGCAGCGGTGCTGATCCTGTTTTTCAGTGGTGATGTCCTGCTTGGCGAGTTAAGAAAAGACAATGCCTTTTTAGATAATATTTTGATTGCCTGTTTGTCCATTGTTATGATAAGAGGGTTTCTTTAG